One window of Desulfitibacter sp. BRH_c19 genomic DNA carries:
- a CDS encoding peptidase U32, with amino-acid sequence MKKPELLAPAGDMEKLKFALLYGADAVYLAGKQLGLRASAGNFTPGEMQEGVNYAHSLDKKVYVTVNILAHNDDLEGLEAYLQSLDAMKVDGIIVSDLGIVKIAREIAPQLPIHLSTQANTTNWAAAEFWKSYGIKRIVLARELSLKEITEITTKVDIDIETFIHGAMCMAYSGRCLLSNFLVGRGANQGECAQPCRYKYYLVEDKRKDRVMEIQEDTRGSYIFNSKDLCMLAHIPEMINAGIKSLKIEGRMKSVHYVATVVKAYRMAIDSYFQNPQEYIFDRSLLEEVTKVSHREYTTGFYFKKISSEDHNYNTSTYKHNYDFIGIVLGYDNADGMIIVEQRNNFGVGETVEFCPPQGASLEITVTEMYDRNKEKIEKAPHPQQLVYITWPRAYPENTLIRRRKR; translated from the coding sequence TTGAAAAAACCTGAACTTTTGGCACCTGCTGGTGACATGGAAAAACTAAAGTTTGCCCTACTGTATGGCGCTGACGCAGTTTACCTTGCTGGAAAGCAGCTTGGCTTACGAGCTTCAGCAGGCAATTTCACCCCGGGAGAAATGCAGGAAGGGGTAAACTATGCACATAGTTTAGATAAAAAAGTCTATGTGACTGTAAATATCCTAGCACATAATGATGATCTAGAAGGGCTAGAAGCTTATCTGCAAAGCCTTGATGCCATGAAAGTAGATGGCATCATAGTTTCAGACCTAGGTATAGTAAAGATCGCAAGAGAGATTGCTCCCCAGTTACCAATACACTTAAGTACCCAGGCAAATACCACAAACTGGGCAGCAGCAGAGTTTTGGAAATCCTATGGTATCAAAAGAATAGTTTTAGCAAGAGAATTGTCCTTAAAAGAAATTACAGAAATAACCACTAAGGTTGATATAGATATTGAAACCTTTATCCATGGGGCCATGTGTATGGCTTATTCAGGTAGATGTCTTTTAAGTAATTTTTTAGTAGGTAGAGGTGCTAACCAGGGAGAATGTGCCCAACCCTGCAGATATAAATATTATCTCGTTGAAGACAAAAGGAAAGATCGGGTTATGGAAATCCAAGAGGATACAAGGGGTAGTTACATTTTTAATTCAAAGGATTTATGTATGCTTGCGCATATCCCAGAAATGATAAATGCAGGTATTAAATCATTAAAAATTGAAGGAAGAATGAAAAGTGTCCATTATGTTGCTACAGTCGTCAAAGCTTATAGAATGGCAATAGACTCATATTTCCAAAATCCTCAGGAATACATATTTGATAGAAGCCTTCTTGAAGAGGTGACGAAGGTAAGTCATAGAGAGTATACTACTGGCTTCTATTTCAAGAAAATAAGTTCAGAAGATCACAATTACAACACTTCGACCTATAAACATAATTATGACTTTATAGGTATCGTGCTTGGATATGATAATGCTGATGGAATGATTATAGTAGAGCAAAGAAACAACTTCGGTGTAGGAGAAACAGTAGAGTTTTGTCCACCACAGGGAGCAAGTTTGGAGATAACTGTAACTGAAATGTATGATAGGAATAAAGAAAAAATCGAAAAGGCTCCCCACCCCCAACAACTAGTATACATTACTTGGCCAAGAGCATACCCTGAAAATACTTTGATTAGAAGAAGAAAACGATGA